Proteins encoded in a region of the Carassius auratus strain Wakin chromosome 21, ASM336829v1, whole genome shotgun sequence genome:
- the LOC113038205 gene encoding polypeptide N-acetylgalactosaminyltransferase 10-like isoform X2 — protein sequence MKSEAARSGVGEQGRPYPLTDSDRVDQAYRENGFNIFVSNRIALNRSLPDIRHPNCKTKLYTEDLPNTSIIIPFHNEGWSSLLRTVHSVLNRSPPQLIAEIILVDDFSDKEHLKAPLEEYMVRLPKVRILRTKQREGLIRTRLLGAAAAKGQVITFLDSHCEANVNWLPPLLDRIAENRKTIVCPMIDVIDHDNFAYETQAGDAMRGAFDWEMFYKRIPIPAKLQKPDPSDPFESPVMAGGLFAVDRKWFWELGGYDTGLEIWGGEQYEISFKVWMCGGRMEDIPCSRVGHIYRKYMPYKVPGGVSLPRNLKRVAEVWMDEYAEFIYQRRPEYRHLSAGDVSAQKELRSRLNCRSFKWFMTEVAWDLPDHYPPVEPPAAAWGELRNVGSGLCVESKHFSSGSPIRLEKCLKKRGEPAWSYGQVFTFGWREDIRVGDPLHTKKVCFDAVSHNSPVTLYDCHGMKGNQLWSYRKDKSLYHPISNSCVDSDAAQKRIFMNSCDSSSLSQQWLFQNTNTTLLDSFNSHH from the exons ATGAAGAGCGAAGCGGCACGTTCAG GTGTCGGCGAGCAGGGCAGGCCGTATCCACTGACCGACTCGGACCGTGTGGACCAGGCCTACAGGGAGAATGGATTCAACATATTTGTCAGCAATCGCATCGCCCTCAACAGATCCCTGCCTGACATCAGACACCCGAA CTGTAAGACGAAGCTGTACACAGAAGATCTTCCTAACACCAGCATCATCATCCCCTTCCATAACGAGGGCTGGTCGTCTCTGCTGCGCACCGTTCACAGTGTCCTCAACCGCTCGCCGCCACAGCTCATCGCAGAGATCATCCTCGTGGATGACTTCAGTGACAAAG AACATCTGAAGGCTCCTCTGGAGGAGTACATGGTGCGGCTGCCGAAGGTTCGAATCCTGCGCACGAAGCAGCGTGAGGGTCTGATCCGGACCAGACTGCTGGGCGCCGCAGCGGCGAAGGGTCAGGTCATCACATTCCTGGACTCACACTGCGAGGCCAACGTCAACTGGCTGCCGCCGTTACTGG ATCGCATCGCAGAGAACCGGAAGACGATCGTGTGTCCGATGATCGATGTGATCGACCACGATAACTTCGCCTACGAGACGCAGGCCGGCGATGCGATGCGAGGGGCTTTCGACTGGGAGATGTTCTACAAACGCATCCCTATCCCAGCTAAGCTGCAGAAACCAGACCCCAGCGACccgtttga GTCTCCGGTGATGGCAGGAGGTCTCTTCGCTGTGGACAGGAAGTGGTTCTGGGAGCTGGGAGGATATGACACGGGTCTGGAGATCTGGGGAGGAGAGCAGTACGAGATCTCCTTCAAG GTCTGGATGTGTGGTGGCCGTATGGAGGACATTCCCTGCTCTCGAGTCGGTCACATCTATAGGAAATACATGCCCTATAAAGTGCCGGGCGGAGTGAGTCTCCCCAGG AATCTGAAGCGCGTGGCCGAGGTGTGGATGGACGAGTACGCAGAGTTTATCTACCAGCGGCGGCCGGAGTACCGGCACCTGTCCGCCGGAGACGTGTCCGCACAGAAGGAGCTCAGGAGCCGGCTGAACTGCAGGAGCTTCAAGTGGTTCATGACAGAGGTGGCCTGGGATCTGCCCGATCACTATCCTCCGGTGGAGCCTCCGGCCGCGGCGTGGGGAGAG ctgcgTAACGTGGGTTCTGGGCTCTGCGTGGAGAGCAAACACTTCTCCTCTGGCTCCCCGATCCGTCTGGAGAAGTGTCTGAAGAAACGTGGCGAGCCGGCCTGGAGCTACGGTCAG gtCTTCACGTTCGGGTGGAGAGAAGACATACGGGTGGGAGACCCGCTGCACACTAAGAAGGTCTGCTTCGACGCCGTGTCACACAACAGCCCTGTGACTCTGTACGACTGCCACGGGATGAAGGGGAACCAGCTGTGGTCCTACAGGAAG gatAAGAGCCTCTATCACCCCATCAGTAACAGCTGTGTTGACTCTGATGCTGCACAGAAGCGGATCTTCATGAACTCCTGTGATTCCTCGTCTCTCAGCCAGCAGTGGCTCTTCCAGAACACCAACACCACGCTCCTAGACTCCTTCAACAGCCATCACTAG
- the LOC113038205 gene encoding polypeptide N-acetylgalactosaminyltransferase 10-like isoform X1, which produces MRRKQKRLLQIALLLLVVFLFLPSVGLWSSSLERMIDSSADAGALSRAQQLNRHKVQKDTFRRKDWHDYELMKSEAARSGVGEQGRPYPLTDSDRVDQAYRENGFNIFVSNRIALNRSLPDIRHPNCKTKLYTEDLPNTSIIIPFHNEGWSSLLRTVHSVLNRSPPQLIAEIILVDDFSDKEHLKAPLEEYMVRLPKVRILRTKQREGLIRTRLLGAAAAKGQVITFLDSHCEANVNWLPPLLDRIAENRKTIVCPMIDVIDHDNFAYETQAGDAMRGAFDWEMFYKRIPIPAKLQKPDPSDPFESPVMAGGLFAVDRKWFWELGGYDTGLEIWGGEQYEISFKVWMCGGRMEDIPCSRVGHIYRKYMPYKVPGGVSLPRNLKRVAEVWMDEYAEFIYQRRPEYRHLSAGDVSAQKELRSRLNCRSFKWFMTEVAWDLPDHYPPVEPPAAAWGELRNVGSGLCVESKHFSSGSPIRLEKCLKKRGEPAWSYGQVFTFGWREDIRVGDPLHTKKVCFDAVSHNSPVTLYDCHGMKGNQLWSYRKDKSLYHPISNSCVDSDAAQKRIFMNSCDSSSLSQQWLFQNTNTTLLDSFNSHH; this is translated from the exons ATGCGGCGAAAGCAGAAGAGACTGCTGCAGatcgcgctgctgctgctggtggtctTTCTGTTCCTGCCGAGCGTCGGCTTGTGGTCCTCGTCTCTGGAGCGAATGATTGACAGCTCCGCGGACGCCGGCGCACTCTCGCGCGCACAG CAATTAAACAGACACAAAGTGCAGAAAGACACCTTTCGGAGAAAGGACTGGCATGACTATGAACTGATGAAGAGCGAAGCGGCACGTTCAG GTGTCGGCGAGCAGGGCAGGCCGTATCCACTGACCGACTCGGACCGTGTGGACCAGGCCTACAGGGAGAATGGATTCAACATATTTGTCAGCAATCGCATCGCCCTCAACAGATCCCTGCCTGACATCAGACACCCGAA CTGTAAGACGAAGCTGTACACAGAAGATCTTCCTAACACCAGCATCATCATCCCCTTCCATAACGAGGGCTGGTCGTCTCTGCTGCGCACCGTTCACAGTGTCCTCAACCGCTCGCCGCCACAGCTCATCGCAGAGATCATCCTCGTGGATGACTTCAGTGACAAAG AACATCTGAAGGCTCCTCTGGAGGAGTACATGGTGCGGCTGCCGAAGGTTCGAATCCTGCGCACGAAGCAGCGTGAGGGTCTGATCCGGACCAGACTGCTGGGCGCCGCAGCGGCGAAGGGTCAGGTCATCACATTCCTGGACTCACACTGCGAGGCCAACGTCAACTGGCTGCCGCCGTTACTGG ATCGCATCGCAGAGAACCGGAAGACGATCGTGTGTCCGATGATCGATGTGATCGACCACGATAACTTCGCCTACGAGACGCAGGCCGGCGATGCGATGCGAGGGGCTTTCGACTGGGAGATGTTCTACAAACGCATCCCTATCCCAGCTAAGCTGCAGAAACCAGACCCCAGCGACccgtttga GTCTCCGGTGATGGCAGGAGGTCTCTTCGCTGTGGACAGGAAGTGGTTCTGGGAGCTGGGAGGATATGACACGGGTCTGGAGATCTGGGGAGGAGAGCAGTACGAGATCTCCTTCAAG GTCTGGATGTGTGGTGGCCGTATGGAGGACATTCCCTGCTCTCGAGTCGGTCACATCTATAGGAAATACATGCCCTATAAAGTGCCGGGCGGAGTGAGTCTCCCCAGG AATCTGAAGCGCGTGGCCGAGGTGTGGATGGACGAGTACGCAGAGTTTATCTACCAGCGGCGGCCGGAGTACCGGCACCTGTCCGCCGGAGACGTGTCCGCACAGAAGGAGCTCAGGAGCCGGCTGAACTGCAGGAGCTTCAAGTGGTTCATGACAGAGGTGGCCTGGGATCTGCCCGATCACTATCCTCCGGTGGAGCCTCCGGCCGCGGCGTGGGGAGAG ctgcgTAACGTGGGTTCTGGGCTCTGCGTGGAGAGCAAACACTTCTCCTCTGGCTCCCCGATCCGTCTGGAGAAGTGTCTGAAGAAACGTGGCGAGCCGGCCTGGAGCTACGGTCAG gtCTTCACGTTCGGGTGGAGAGAAGACATACGGGTGGGAGACCCGCTGCACACTAAGAAGGTCTGCTTCGACGCCGTGTCACACAACAGCCCTGTGACTCTGTACGACTGCCACGGGATGAAGGGGAACCAGCTGTGGTCCTACAGGAAG gatAAGAGCCTCTATCACCCCATCAGTAACAGCTGTGTTGACTCTGATGCTGCACAGAAGCGGATCTTCATGAACTCCTGTGATTCCTCGTCTCTCAGCCAGCAGTGGCTCTTCCAGAACACCAACACCACGCTCCTAGACTCCTTCAACAGCCATCACTAG
- the LOC113038207 gene encoding histone deacetylase complex subunit SAP30L-like, whose amino-acid sequence MNGFSTEEDSHDAPPAPPFFGQSCCLIEDGERCGRAAGNASFSKRIQKSISQRKLKLDIDKSVRHLYICDFHKNFIQSVRNKRKRKTSDDGGESPDHDVEVPEVDLFQLQVNTLRRYKRHYKIQTRPGLNKAQLAETVSRHFRNIPVNEKETLTYFIYMVKSSKSRLDQKPDASKQVE is encoded by the exons ATGAACGGGTTCAGCACGGAGGAGGACAGCCACGACGCGCCGCCCGCGCCGCCCTTCTTCGGCCAGAGCTGCTGTCTGATCGAGGACGGAGAGCGTTGCGGGCGCGCGGCGGGGAACGCGTCCTTCAGCAAGCGCATCCAGAAGAGCATCAGCCAGAGGAAGCTCAAGCTGGACATCGACAAGAGC GTTCGTCATTTGTACATCTGTGATTTCCACAAGAACTTCATCCAGAGCGTTCGTAACAAGCGCAAGAGGAAGACGAGTGATGACGGAGGAGAGTCCCCGGATCATGACGTGGAGGTGCCCGAG GTGGATCTGTTTCAGCTCCAGGTCAACACACTGAGACGCTACAAGAGGCACTACAAGATCCAGACCAGACCCGGTCTCAACAAAGCCCAGCTCGCTGAG ACTGTGAGCCGTCACTTCCGCAATATTCCAGTCAACGAGAAGGAGACGCTCACGTACTTTATTTATATGGTGAAGAGCAGTAAAAGCCGTCTGGACCAGAAACCAGACGCGAGCAAACAAGTGGAGTGA